The Populus nigra chromosome 19, ddPopNigr1.1, whole genome shotgun sequence genome includes a window with the following:
- the LOC133680402 gene encoding protein DETOXIFICATION 42 isoform X2, translating to MKMIHIHRCTLRELLFAFSLKMSGPVELAAVGVSIALFNQVSRIAIFPLVSVTTSFVAEEDAIGRVSPEEEDSESLETGSTVNSENKELIPQNYSAEGPYKAKSPVSSFGIDKIENERRCIPSASSALVIGAILGLIQAIFLISGAKPLLNFMGVGSDSSMLGPAQQYLTLRSLGAPAVLLSLAMQGVFRGFKDTKTPLYATVAGDVTNIILDPIFMFVFGLGVRGAAIAHVLSQYLISVILLWRLMKQVDLVPPSIKHLRLGQFLRNGLLLLMRVVAVTFCVTLSASLAARQGSTSMAAFQVCLQVWLATSLLADGLAVAGQAILASAFAKKDYEKAIATATRVLQLGLLLGLMLAAVLGLGLRFGARLFTSDADVLHMISIGIPFVAGTQPINALAFVFDGVNFGASDFAYSAYSMVMVAIVSILCLFLLSSSHKFIGIWVALTIYMSLRALAGFWRIGTGTGPWNFLRNL from the exons ATGAAGATGATTCATATCCACCGATGCACGCTAAGAGAACTCCTATTTGCATTTTCTTTAAAGATGTCAG GTCCAGTAGAACTTGCTGCTGTTGGAGTTTCTATTGCTCTATTTAATCAAGTATCAAGAATTGCAATATTCCCTCTTGTCAGTGTCACAACTTCTTTTGTTGCGGAAGAAGATGCTATAGGAAGAGTCAGCCCTGAAGAAGAAGATAGTGAATCCTTGGAAACAGGTTCTACTGTGAACAGTGAAAACAAAGAGTTGATACCGCAAAATT ATTCTGCAGAAGGTCCATACAAGGCAAAATCACCTGTTAGCAGCTTTGGAATTGATAAGATTGAGAATGAGAGAAGGTGCATCCCATCAGCCTCATCTGCATTGGTTATTGGGGCAATTCTAGGCCTTATCCAAGCTATATTCCTCATATCTGGAGCAAAACCACTATTAAACTTCATGGGAGTTGGTTCT GATTCCTCTATGCTGGGCCCTGCACAACAGTACCTGACTTTAAGGTCGCTTGGTGCTCCTGCAGTTCTCCTTTCCTTAGCCATGCAAGGGGTATTCCGTGGATTCAAGGACACAAAAACTCCTTTATATGCCACTG tgGCTGGAGATGTAACAAACATCATATTAGACCCtatatttatgtttgtttttggcCTGGGTGTCAGGGGTGCAGCCATCGCCCACGTGTTATCCCA ATACCTGATTTCAGTTATACTCTTGTGGAGATTGATGAAACAAGTTGATCTCGTACCTCCTAGTATCAAACACCTGCGGCTGGGTCAATTTCTTAGAAATG GACTTTTATTATTGATGAGGGTAGTAGCTGTGACATTCTGTGTTACTCTTTCTGCATCATTAGCTGCGCGACAAGGATCAACATCAATGGCAGCATTTCAGGTCTGCTTGCAGGTTTGGTTGGCCACATCTCTTCTTGCTGATGGATTGGCTGTTGCTGGGCAG GCAATACTTGCAAGTGCATTTGCCAAGAAGGACTACGAAAAGGCAATAGCTACTGCAACTCGAGTATTGCAG TTGGGATTACTTTTGGGGTTGATGCTTGCTGCTGTCCTTGGACTTGGATTGAGATTTGGAGCAAGATTATTCACAAGTGATGCTGATGTCCTCCACATGATTAGTATAGGCATTCCG TTTGTTGCAGGTACTCAACCCATTAATGCCTTGGCATTTGTTTTCGATGGTGTCAACTTTGGAGCATCTGATTTCGCATACTCCGCCTACTCTATGG TGATGGTGGCCATTGTTAGCATCCTATGTTTGTTTCTCCTCTCCTCTAGTCACAAGTTCATTGGAATCTGGGTTGCTCTGACAATATACATGAGTCTTCGTGCATTAGCTGGCTTTTGGAG GATAGGAACAGGAACAGGACCCTGGAACTTCCTCAGGAATTTGTAG
- the LOC133680402 gene encoding protein DETOXIFICATION 42 isoform X1, whose product MADEDDSYPPMHAKRTPICIFFKDVRHVLKLDELGLEIAQIAFPAALAFTADPIASLVDTAFIGQIGPVELAAVGVSIALFNQVSRIAIFPLVSVTTSFVAEEDAIGRVSPEEEDSESLETGSTVNSENKELIPQNYSAEGPYKAKSPVSSFGIDKIENERRCIPSASSALVIGAILGLIQAIFLISGAKPLLNFMGVGSDSSMLGPAQQYLTLRSLGAPAVLLSLAMQGVFRGFKDTKTPLYATVAGDVTNIILDPIFMFVFGLGVRGAAIAHVLSQYLISVILLWRLMKQVDLVPPSIKHLRLGQFLRNGLLLLMRVVAVTFCVTLSASLAARQGSTSMAAFQVCLQVWLATSLLADGLAVAGQAILASAFAKKDYEKAIATATRVLQLGLLLGLMLAAVLGLGLRFGARLFTSDADVLHMISIGIPFVAGTQPINALAFVFDGVNFGASDFAYSAYSMVMVAIVSILCLFLLSSSHKFIGIWVALTIYMSLRALAGFWRIGTGTGPWNFLRNL is encoded by the exons ATGGCTGATGAAGATGATTCATATCCACCGATGCACGCTAAGAGAACTCCTATTTGCATTTTCTTTAAAGATGTCAG ACATGTTCTTAAATTGGATGAACTTGGGTTAGAAATAGCACAAATAGCATTTCCTGCGGCTTTGGCTTTTACAGCCGACCCAATAGCCTCTCTGGTTGACACAGCATTTATCGGCCAAATAG GTCCAGTAGAACTTGCTGCTGTTGGAGTTTCTATTGCTCTATTTAATCAAGTATCAAGAATTGCAATATTCCCTCTTGTCAGTGTCACAACTTCTTTTGTTGCGGAAGAAGATGCTATAGGAAGAGTCAGCCCTGAAGAAGAAGATAGTGAATCCTTGGAAACAGGTTCTACTGTGAACAGTGAAAACAAAGAGTTGATACCGCAAAATT ATTCTGCAGAAGGTCCATACAAGGCAAAATCACCTGTTAGCAGCTTTGGAATTGATAAGATTGAGAATGAGAGAAGGTGCATCCCATCAGCCTCATCTGCATTGGTTATTGGGGCAATTCTAGGCCTTATCCAAGCTATATTCCTCATATCTGGAGCAAAACCACTATTAAACTTCATGGGAGTTGGTTCT GATTCCTCTATGCTGGGCCCTGCACAACAGTACCTGACTTTAAGGTCGCTTGGTGCTCCTGCAGTTCTCCTTTCCTTAGCCATGCAAGGGGTATTCCGTGGATTCAAGGACACAAAAACTCCTTTATATGCCACTG tgGCTGGAGATGTAACAAACATCATATTAGACCCtatatttatgtttgtttttggcCTGGGTGTCAGGGGTGCAGCCATCGCCCACGTGTTATCCCA ATACCTGATTTCAGTTATACTCTTGTGGAGATTGATGAAACAAGTTGATCTCGTACCTCCTAGTATCAAACACCTGCGGCTGGGTCAATTTCTTAGAAATG GACTTTTATTATTGATGAGGGTAGTAGCTGTGACATTCTGTGTTACTCTTTCTGCATCATTAGCTGCGCGACAAGGATCAACATCAATGGCAGCATTTCAGGTCTGCTTGCAGGTTTGGTTGGCCACATCTCTTCTTGCTGATGGATTGGCTGTTGCTGGGCAG GCAATACTTGCAAGTGCATTTGCCAAGAAGGACTACGAAAAGGCAATAGCTACTGCAACTCGAGTATTGCAG TTGGGATTACTTTTGGGGTTGATGCTTGCTGCTGTCCTTGGACTTGGATTGAGATTTGGAGCAAGATTATTCACAAGTGATGCTGATGTCCTCCACATGATTAGTATAGGCATTCCG TTTGTTGCAGGTACTCAACCCATTAATGCCTTGGCATTTGTTTTCGATGGTGTCAACTTTGGAGCATCTGATTTCGCATACTCCGCCTACTCTATGG TGATGGTGGCCATTGTTAGCATCCTATGTTTGTTTCTCCTCTCCTCTAGTCACAAGTTCATTGGAATCTGGGTTGCTCTGACAATATACATGAGTCTTCGTGCATTAGCTGGCTTTTGGAG GATAGGAACAGGAACAGGACCCTGGAACTTCCTCAGGAATTTGTAG
- the LOC133679775 gene encoding zinc finger CCCH domain-containing protein 56-like, with protein sequence MISMAPLSPMESISFTKDMSNWIDTEDSFSSLLEFAADNNVEGFKRSVFDESEVKEVGLWYSRLGASRKMVLEQRTPLMIAAKYGSADVLKLLLSLPEVDVNFCCGPDKSTALHCAASGGSFNATNVVKLLLLAGADSNATDANGCSPIDVVVAPSKFPDLKSALEELLNNGSVCQWDTMPVSSPSLRPSSPSLSSSTDEGSLSSPAGSILSPVTCKPNDVHVSSGKKEYPVDPTIPDIKNCVYASDEFRMFSFKIRPCCRAYAHDWTECPFVHPGENARRRDPRKFHYSCMPCPDHKKGTCRRGDLCEYAHGIFECWLHPSQYKTRLCKEGRSCMRRVCFFAHTPDEQRPLNMSTGAAVSSSKVDAMDFTAASNLSPSSFSPTSPSTFAALKYLSSNNSHSSVPWPRQIIPNFHSSLQASCLRSSLNARDISSEDLTGLWDFGFQQRPPLNEPSPLSQPLYNGSSTNLFSSSNTLNHSNLDKIFSENVSSPHHTDQLGGGAAFVFSPTYSSAALNQLQQQQSIIYPMQGVSPYINDHVSSLGFQLSAHVQREKMLQQLQSSLLSQKLGSKASYDLGSNGTNSRSMWESDDRNVDRFVQADEMGRIHTSCSIKHDGEEPDVSWVHQVLKD encoded by the exons ATGATT TCTATGGCTCCATTGTCTCCCATGGAAAGCATTTCTTTTACTAAAGATATGAGCAACTGGATTGACACTGAAGATTCTTTTTCCTCGTTGCTTGAGTTTGCGGCGGATAACAATGTTGAGGGTTTCAAGCGATCAGTGTTTGATGAATCCGAGGTTAAGGAGGTTGGCCTATGGTACAGTCGCCTGGGGGCATCGAGGAAGATGGTTCTCGAGCAGAGAACCCCTTTGATGATCGCTGCTAAATATGGCAGTGCTGATGTTTTGAAGCTACTACTTTCTCTACCTGAGGTAGATGTAAATTTCTGTTGTGGCCCTGATAAGAGCACTGCTCTTCATTGTGCTGCTTCGGGTGGATCTTTCAATGCCACCAATGTTGTCAAGTTGCTATTACTTGCAGGTGCTGATTCTAATGCCACTGATGCCAATGGATGTAGCCCAATTGATGTTGTTGTTGCTCCCTCAAAATTTCCTGACCTGAAAAGTGCACTTGAAGAGCTGTTGAACAATGGTTCTGTCTGTCAATGGGATACGATGCCAGTTTCAAGTCCTAGTTTGAGACCCAGTTCACCTTCTCTGTCATCATCAACTGATGAAGGTTCCTTGTCCTCCCCCGCGGGTTCTATTTTATCGCCAGTTACCTGTAAGCCTAATGATGTACACGTTTCTTCTGGTAAAAAAGAATACCCCGTTGATCCAACTATTCCTGATATTAAGAACTGTGTTTATGCTAGCGATGAGTTTAGGATGTTCTCCTTTAAGATCCGACCTTGCTGCCGGGCCTACGCCCATGACTGGACTGAGTGTCCTTTTGTTCATCCCGGTGAGAATGCAAGGAGAAGAGACCCGAGGAAGTTCCATTACAGTTGTATGCCATGTCCAGATCACAAGAAGGGGACGTGTAGGCGAGGGGATTTGTGTGAATACGCTCATGGGATTTTCGAGTGCTGGTTACACCCTAGCCAATACAAGACTCGACTTTGCAAGGAAGGAAGAAGTTGCATGCGTCGAGTGTGTTTCTTTGCTCACACACCTGATGAACAGAGACCCCTGAATATGTCTACTGGAGCTGCAGTCTCATCCTCTAAAGTAGATGCTATGGATTTCACTGCAGCCTCGAACCTGTCGCCTAGCTCATTTTCTCCCACATCACCTTCTACCTTCGCTGCACTGAAGTATCTTTCCAGCAACAATTCACACTCATCGGTGCCTTGGCCTCGGCAAATTATCCCAAATTTTCATAGCAGTCTTCAAGCAAGCTGTCTGAGAAGTTCTCTCAATGCAAGAGACATTTCATCCGAGGATCTTACTGGCTTATGGGATTTTGGATTCCAGCAACGTCCGCCCCTAAACGAGCCATCCCCTCTCTCTCAGCCACTTTACAATGGTTCCTCTAccaatcttttttcttcttcaaacacACTGAATCACTCAAATCTAGACAAGATTTTCTCTGAAAATGTCTCATCTCCTCATCACACTGACCAATTGGGTGGTGGTGCTGCATTTGTTTTCTCTCCCACATATTCTTCAGCAGCTCTTAATCAactgcagcagcagcaaagCATAATATATCCAATGCAGGGGGTCTCTCCTTACATCAATGATCATGTCTCCTCTTTAGGCTTTCAGCTGTCTGCTCATGTTCAGCGAGAGAAGATGCTACAACAATTACAAAGCAGTCTACTCTCACAGAAACTTGGTTCTAAAGCATCATATGACCTTGGATCCAATGGTACAAATTCACGGTCAATGTGGGAATCTGACGACAGGAATGTAGATAGGTTTGTTCAAGCAGATGAAATGGGTCGGATACACACATCATGTTCAATCAAGCACGACGGAGAGGAGCCTGATGTGTCATGGGTTCATCAAGTGTTGAAGGACTAG